A genomic segment from Nonomuraea helvata encodes:
- a CDS encoding dihydroorotase family protein, with the protein MISDTSPPRSRHDLLITGGRAVTPEGVREVDIAVDGGKVTALLERGHRATAAHVRDVTGCHVLPGLIDSHVHFRTPGLTHKEDWPHGSRAAAAGGVTTVIDMPNTQPPLLDPAKVSERAELVAGRSLVDFRFHLGTSPETLDRLKALTPQDATSVKIFMAGHHTAPNVLRSPSDLRRAFEFAAGQSVLLVLHAEADAVFALLDAAGAPPAQYRDYERARPRSGGIVAVTQVIELVQRYGTHAHILHVSSAEEVQLLIAARRSGLPISFELTGHHLSFTAADSARQGARLRLSPSIRSAEDQEALWAALLSGEAGTLGSDHAPHTVEEKTRGVAQAPPGIPGVQELATAVFTGMRRRQPEAPADRHLVLLAEHLARRPAELFGLAHRKGSIVPGLDADLVVFDADRPWMVTAADLHTKAGWSAYEGWTMAGRVLATVRRGEVIWDQAEGRFGSPVGVLLNPDCP; encoded by the coding sequence ATGATCAGTGACACCAGCCCGCCCAGGAGCCGCCACGACCTGCTGATCACCGGCGGCCGGGCGGTGACGCCCGAGGGCGTACGCGAGGTCGACATCGCCGTGGACGGCGGCAAGGTGACCGCGCTGCTGGAGCGGGGCCACCGGGCGACCGCGGCGCACGTACGGGACGTGACCGGCTGCCACGTCTTGCCCGGCCTGATCGACTCGCACGTGCACTTCCGCACGCCGGGCCTGACGCACAAGGAGGACTGGCCGCACGGCAGCAGGGCGGCCGCGGCCGGCGGGGTCACCACGGTCATCGACATGCCGAACACCCAGCCTCCCTTGCTGGATCCGGCCAAGGTCAGCGAGCGGGCGGAGCTGGTGGCGGGCCGCTCGCTGGTCGACTTCCGGTTCCATCTCGGCACCTCGCCCGAGACGCTGGATCGGCTCAAGGCGCTGACGCCGCAGGACGCGACGAGTGTGAAGATCTTCATGGCCGGGCACCACACGGCGCCGAATGTGCTTCGCAGTCCGTCCGACCTGCGCCGGGCCTTCGAGTTCGCCGCCGGCCAGAGCGTCCTGCTGGTGCTACACGCGGAGGCCGACGCGGTGTTCGCGCTGCTCGACGCGGCGGGCGCGCCACCCGCCCAGTACCGGGACTACGAGCGGGCCCGCCCCCGTTCCGGCGGCATCGTAGCGGTCACCCAGGTGATCGAACTCGTGCAGCGGTACGGCACCCACGCGCACATCCTGCACGTGTCGAGCGCCGAGGAGGTCCAGCTGCTCATCGCGGCACGCAGGTCGGGCCTGCCCATCAGCTTCGAGCTCACTGGTCATCACCTGTCGTTCACGGCCGCTGACAGCGCCCGGCAGGGCGCCCGGCTGCGTCTGTCTCCCTCGATCAGGTCGGCGGAGGACCAGGAGGCGCTGTGGGCGGCGCTGCTGTCCGGCGAGGCCGGCACCCTGGGCAGCGATCACGCCCCGCACACCGTCGAGGAGAAGACGCGCGGGGTCGCGCAGGCCCCGCCCGGCATCCCCGGGGTGCAGGAGCTGGCCACCGCGGTCTTCACCGGGATGCGCAGGCGACAGCCGGAGGCGCCCGCTGACCGGCACCTCGTGCTGCTCGCCGAGCACCTGGCGCGCCGGCCCGCGGAGCTGTTCGGCCTGGCGCACCGCAAGGGGTCGATCGTGCCCGGCCTGGACGCCGACCTGGTCGTCTTCGACGCCGACCGGCCCTGGATGGTGACCGCGGCGGACCTGCACACCAAGGCCGGCTGGTCGGCCTACGAGGGATGGACCATGGCCGGGCGCGTCCTCGCCACCGTCCGGCGCGGGGAGGTCATCTGGGACCAGGCGGAGGGTCGCTTCGGGAGTCCCGTCGGGGTCCTGCTCAACCCGGATTGTCCCTGA
- a CDS encoding orotate phosphoribosyltransferase: MSAKNELLQIIREHGVEPGIALSGRSAPLVGQVMLDLVRDLDFEACGGLTAQDGSIAVAMLHRGARLGRAMNAFVISEELAIEGPDIAGRPVLLVAGACATGDPVLRALHAVREAGAVPVAVAVVADRGAGARHEIEAEGVPYLSAYRPAELEV; this comes from the coding sequence ATGAGTGCGAAGAACGAGCTCCTCCAGATCATCCGCGAGCACGGCGTCGAGCCCGGGATCGCCCTTTCAGGACGGTCGGCCCCGCTGGTAGGTCAGGTGATGCTCGATCTGGTGCGGGACCTGGACTTCGAGGCGTGCGGCGGTCTCACGGCCCAGGACGGCTCCATCGCCGTCGCGATGCTCCACCGGGGCGCCCGCCTCGGCCGCGCCATGAACGCGTTCGTCATCAGCGAGGAGCTCGCCATCGAGGGCCCGGACATCGCCGGACGCCCCGTCCTGCTCGTGGCGGGCGCCTGCGCCACGGGCGACCCGGTGCTGCGGGCACTGCACGCGGTCCGCGAGGCGGGCGCGGTCCCGGTGGCGGTGGCCGTCGTGGCCGATCGGGGCGCCGGGGCCAGGCACGAGATCGAGGCCGAGGGCGTGCCCTACCTGTCCGCCTACCGGCCGGCGGAGCTGGAGGTCTGA
- a CDS encoding phosphotransferase, whose translation MNEDTADLVSVVGRFDVGRLHEHRLLEGGLINHNHWIRTSRGEWLLRGYPSDRTESEVRFELSVLDRLGRAGVPGPVPVPSRTGEPFTRSADGALCSLLSFVPGRGGTRSDLTAELAYESGAMYARVRRALEGFTPDGSHERADGEQVAPLVADLVARLPGHVARLLDRAWRSVAPRFAATPDDRFAVVHGDLYYANMILDDAGRLVAFIDYDDAYVGDTVLDLATLVMEMATPHTAIVPELASAVLSGYGDRPPTGLLLDAIIFQHCKFLCYTVELSGTLDGIEDNDYYQRLVLLMADGHLERLEKELVGQTSSSAGR comes from the coding sequence ATGAACGAAGACACCGCCGACCTCGTCTCCGTCGTCGGCAGGTTCGACGTCGGGCGGTTACACGAGCACCGGCTGCTGGAGGGCGGCCTCATCAACCACAACCACTGGATCCGCACCAGCCGCGGCGAATGGCTGCTCCGCGGCTACCCCTCGGACCGGACCGAGAGCGAGGTCCGGTTCGAGCTGTCGGTTCTCGACCGGCTGGGGCGGGCGGGAGTGCCCGGTCCGGTGCCCGTCCCGTCGCGCACCGGCGAGCCGTTCACGCGGTCGGCGGACGGGGCGCTCTGCAGCCTGCTGTCCTTCGTGCCTGGACGAGGTGGCACGAGGTCCGACCTCACCGCCGAGCTCGCGTACGAGTCGGGAGCCATGTACGCGCGAGTCCGGCGGGCGCTGGAAGGTTTCACCCCCGACGGATCCCACGAGCGCGCCGACGGCGAACAGGTGGCGCCCCTGGTGGCCGACCTCGTCGCCCGGCTGCCCGGCCACGTCGCCAGGCTCCTGGACCGGGCCTGGCGGAGCGTCGCGCCCCGGTTCGCGGCCACCCCGGACGACCGGTTCGCCGTCGTCCACGGCGACCTGTACTACGCGAACATGATCCTGGACGATGCCGGGCGGCTCGTGGCGTTCATCGACTACGACGACGCCTATGTCGGAGACACCGTGCTCGACCTGGCCACCCTGGTGATGGAGATGGCCACGCCGCACACCGCGATCGTGCCCGAGCTGGCGTCCGCGGTCCTGTCAGGATACGGAGACCGCCCGCCGACCGGCCTCCTGCTCGACGCGATCATCTTCCAGCACTGCAAGTTCCTCTGTTACACCGTCGAGCTGTCGGGCACCCTGGACGGCATCGAGGACAACGACTATTATCAGCGGCTCGTGCTGCTGATGGCGGACGGGCACCTGGAGCGGCTGGAGAAGGAGTTGGTCGGTCAGACCTCCAGCTCCGCCGGCCGGTAG
- a CDS encoding aminotransferase class V-fold PLP-dependent enzyme, whose protein sequence is MLTGDTRYNRLPARVAVPLFPFPAPGAAFFRWLGAPADAVRAARIRIAGLLGVPADRITLTSSGTAALRLALTALRRHDTDEVILPSFGCPSLVEAVLNARMRPVFADITADFTLDPADVARRIRAATRVILAPHTFGTPCALDALLPLAEAHGIDVLDDAAQSLATAVSGRMLGTHGTAGVLSFGRHKTLFAGGGGALVWNGAPERRPRPQDGPARPGRTIRALARCHLSDLVRALHTDLARHALLAPAPFSDAAEALERHVVEAGPAAAFDGVRAALLLDQLPRLARYRRVQERHLRRYSLALAGQTSIALPPAPVRAGGMAFLPLRCPPGRRHAISAVLAARGVESTWLYYPLHLLRRYRGIDPGAVLPRTESLWTSTLCVPSRGWHGERQIERAAAAVAEAGDST, encoded by the coding sequence ATGCTGACCGGAGACACGCGGTACAACCGCCTGCCCGCCCGCGTGGCGGTGCCGTTGTTCCCCTTCCCCGCGCCGGGCGCGGCGTTCTTCCGGTGGCTCGGCGCGCCCGCGGACGCGGTGCGCGCCGCCCGGATCAGGATCGCCGGCCTGCTCGGCGTGCCGGCCGACCGCATCACGCTTACCTCCAGCGGCACCGCCGCACTGCGGCTCGCGCTCACGGCGCTGCGCCGCCACGACACCGACGAGGTGATCCTGCCGAGCTTCGGCTGCCCGTCCCTGGTGGAGGCGGTGCTGAACGCCCGGATGCGGCCGGTCTTCGCCGACATCACCGCCGACTTCACGCTGGATCCCGCCGACGTGGCCCGCCGGATCCGCGCCGCGACCCGGGTGATCCTCGCCCCGCACACCTTCGGCACGCCGTGCGCGCTGGACGCCCTGCTGCCGCTGGCCGAGGCGCACGGCATCGACGTCCTCGACGACGCCGCGCAGTCCCTCGCGACCGCCGTGTCCGGCCGGATGCTGGGAACGCACGGAACGGCCGGAGTACTCAGCTTCGGCCGCCACAAGACGCTCTTCGCCGGCGGTGGCGGCGCTCTCGTCTGGAACGGCGCCCCGGAGCGACGACCGCGCCCCCAGGACGGCCCGGCCCGGCCAGGCCGGACGATTCGGGCACTGGCCCGCTGCCACTTGTCCGACCTGGTACGCGCGCTGCACACCGACCTCGCCCGGCACGCCCTGCTGGCCCCCGCGCCTTTCTCCGACGCGGCCGAGGCGCTGGAGCGGCACGTCGTCGAGGCAGGCCCGGCCGCCGCCTTCGACGGCGTGCGCGCGGCCCTGCTGCTCGACCAGCTGCCCAGGCTGGCGCGGTACCGCCGGGTTCAGGAACGTCACCTGCGGCGTTACTCGCTGGCCCTGGCCGGGCAGACGTCGATCGCGCTTCCGCCCGCCCCCGTGAGGGCCGGGGGGATGGCGTTCCTCCCGCTGCGGTGCCCGCCCGGCAGGCGGCACGCGATCTCGGCCGTCCTGGCCGCCCGCGGGGTGGAGAGCACCTGGCTGTACTACCCGTTGCACCTGCTCCGCAGGTACCGCGGCATCGACCCGGGCGCGGTGCTCCCGCGTACCGAGTCGCTCTGGACATCCACGCTCTGCGTGCCGAGCAGGGGATGGCACGGCGAACGGCAGATCGAGCGGGCCGCCGCGGCGGTCGCCGAGGCAGGAGACAGCACATGA